A single window of Candidatus Omnitrophota bacterium DNA harbors:
- a CDS encoding GuaB3 family IMP dehydrogenase-related protein has protein sequence MGMWVGRGRKARRCYGFDEIALVPGNVTINPNEIDTSVELCGKKFKIPIFAAAMDGVVDVKFAIAMGKLGGLAVLNLEGVQTRYEHPDEVLDKIASATPAEATELVQSIYLKPIKEKLIAKRVAEIKKAGVIAAVSAIPQRAERFGKIAEEAGCDIFAVQSTFSTIKHISTEYKTLDFKKLCKSMKIPVIIGNCGTYSAALELMEASPAALLIGIGPGAACTTRGVLGIGVPQVTATCDCAAARDFYYKKRGKFIPIITDGGMVSGGDVCKAFACGADAVMIGSAFARAKESPGRGFHWGMATPHPNLPRGTRIKVGTTGTLKEILFGPARLDDGSQNLMGALRTSMGNVGAKNINEMQLTEIIIAPSVQTEGKVFQVAQRVGMGK, from the coding sequence ATGGGAATGTGGGTAGGGCGCGGAAGGAAGGCCCGACGCTGTTACGGTTTTGACGAAATTGCGCTTGTTCCGGGAAATGTTACTATAAATCCTAACGAGATAGATACATCCGTAGAACTTTGCGGCAAAAAGTTCAAGATACCTATCTTCGCGGCCGCCATGGACGGTGTCGTTGATGTCAAATTCGCAATCGCCATGGGGAAACTAGGCGGCCTGGCTGTTCTTAACCTTGAAGGCGTGCAGACCCGCTACGAACATCCCGATGAAGTACTCGATAAGATAGCCAGTGCTACTCCCGCGGAGGCCACAGAACTTGTCCAATCCATATATTTGAAGCCCATAAAGGAAAAACTTATCGCAAAAAGAGTCGCCGAGATCAAGAAGGCAGGCGTCATAGCCGCTGTCAGCGCTATCCCGCAAAGAGCGGAAAGATTCGGCAAGATAGCGGAGGAAGCCGGCTGCGATATATTTGCCGTCCAGTCAACATTCAGCACCATAAAGCATATATCAACCGAGTACAAGACCCTCGACTTCAAGAAATTATGTAAATCGATGAAGATCCCGGTCATAATCGGGAACTGCGGTACTTATAGCGCCGCTTTGGAACTAATGGAAGCGAGCCCCGCCGCACTTCTTATAGGCATAGGGCCCGGTGCCGCATGTACGACACGGGGCGTTCTCGGTATAGGCGTTCCGCAGGTCACAGCTACTTGCGATTGCGCGGCGGCAAGAGATTTTTATTATAAAAAACGCGGAAAGTTCATCCCCATAATAACCGACGGCGGAATGGTCTCAGGCGGAGATGTCTGCAAGGCCTTTGCTTGCGGCGCGGATGCCGTAATGATAGGGTCCGCTTTCGCGCGCGCCAAAGAATCGCCCGGCCGCGGATTTCACTGGGGGATGGCGACACCTCATCCGAACCTGCCTCGCGGGACGCGCATCAAAGTCGGGACGACAGGCACTCTTAAAGAGATACTTTTCGGGCCGGCAAGACTTGACGACGGCTCACAAAACCTTATGGGCGCTCTCAGGACTTCAATGGGCAACGTAGGCGCAAAAAATATAAACGAAATGCAGCTTACAGAGATAATCATCGCACCCTCAGTCCAGACCGAAGGCAAGGTCTTTCAGGTCGCCCAGCGCGTAGGGATGGGGAAGTAA
- a CDS encoding type III pantothenate kinase encodes MVVAIDIGNTNITFGLFRGSRLVKSTRLSTAAVKGYKSFAQKESKGINVKAVVICSVVPKVTRTLMPLLKRHFNSNVFILGKDIKVPIKNLYKNPRQVGQDRLVAAYAAHALYAHRSPVTVIDFGTAVTFDVVSKKGAYLGGLIVPGMEMSLEALSKKAALLPKVRLEKPSFILGKTTKDSMISGAFYGYAAMCDGLVARLKKRFGRKFYVVATGGNARRISPLSSSIDKVDENLVLKGINLAFRRGDRHLFSKNTNK; translated from the coding sequence ATGGTAGTAGCGATAGACATAGGAAATACCAATATAACGTTCGGGCTATTTAGAGGAAGCAGGCTCGTAAAGAGTACGCGGCTTTCTACGGCTGCGGTGAAGGGCTATAAGAGCTTTGCCCAAAAAGAGTCAAAGGGTATTAATGTAAAGGCAGTAGTCATATGCAGCGTCGTCCCTAAAGTGACAAGAACGCTCATGCCGCTCTTAAAGAGGCATTTCAATTCCAACGTATTTATACTGGGCAAAGATATTAAAGTCCCGATAAAAAATTTATATAAGAACCCCCGCCAAGTGGGACAGGACAGGCTTGTTGCCGCTTATGCCGCGCACGCGCTGTACGCTCATAGATCGCCTGTTACAGTAATAGATTTCGGGACAGCGGTAACATTTGATGTCGTTTCGAAAAAAGGGGCGTATCTCGGCGGGCTAATAGTGCCAGGTATGGAGATGTCACTTGAGGCCCTCTCGAAAAAAGCGGCGCTTCTACCTAAGGTCAGACTTGAGAAACCATCTTTCATCTTGGGAAAGACCACAAAAGACAGCATGATAAGCGGCGCCTTCTACGGCTATGCCGCGATGTGCGACGGGTTGGTCGCGCGGCTTAAAAAGAGATTTGGACGAAAGTTCTATGTTGTGGCCACGGGCGGCAATGCCCGCCGCATCTCGCCGTTAAGCTCATCCATAGATAAGGTCGACGAAAACCTGGTTCTTAAGGGCATAAATCTGGCTTTTCGAAGAGGGGACAGGCACCTATTTTCGAAAAATACAAACAAGTAG
- the groL gene encoding chaperonin GroEL (60 kDa chaperone family; promotes refolding of misfolded polypeptides especially under stressful conditions; forms two stacked rings of heptamers to form a barrel-shaped 14mer; ends can be capped by GroES; misfolded proteins enter the barrel where they are refolded when GroES binds): MAKQLVYNEEARRKILSGVEQLARAVKVTLGPKGRNVVLEKKFGSPTITKDGVTVAKEIELKDPYENMGAEMVKEVASKTSDSAGDGTTTATLLAEAIFREGLKNVTAGANPMSLKRGIEKAVERVVEELKKISKPKTDKKEISQVAAIAANNDSEIGNLIADAMEKVGKDGVITVEEAKSMATTLEVVEGMQFDQGYLSPYFATDAERMVVVLEDPYILICEKKISSMKDLLPLLEQIARAGKPILIISEEVDGEALATLVVNKLRGTLSCCAVKAPGYGDRRKSMMEDIAILTSGEFISEDLGVKLEKVTLEQLGRAKRVSIDKENTTIVEGKGTQQAIKARIAQIKKQIEDSDSDYDKEKLQERLAKLSGGVAVINVGAATETEMKEKKARVEDALHATRAAVEEGIVPGGGVALLRCVESLSKLKLESEEAVGVAIVKRALEEPLRQIAQNAGQEGSVVLQKVRENKEIAYGYDADQDRYIDMVQAGIIDPTKVTRTALQNAASIAALLLTTEALVVEIPEEKSAMPSMPPGGMGGGGMY; this comes from the coding sequence GTGGCAAAGCAATTGGTTTACAACGAAGAGGCGCGGCGCAAAATTTTGAGCGGCGTCGAGCAGTTGGCAAGGGCGGTCAAGGTGACCCTCGGGCCAAAAGGAAGAAACGTAGTATTAGAAAAGAAATTCGGTTCGCCCACTATCACGAAAGACGGCGTTACGGTCGCAAAAGAGATAGAGCTTAAAGACCCCTATGAAAATATGGGCGCCGAGATGGTGAAAGAAGTCGCGTCAAAGACAAGTGATTCAGCGGGAGACGGCACCACTACCGCGACACTCCTTGCGGAGGCGATATTTAGGGAAGGCCTTAAGAATGTTACGGCCGGCGCAAATCCGATGTCCCTTAAGAGGGGCATAGAAAAAGCGGTCGAGAGGGTTGTAGAAGAGCTGAAGAAGATATCAAAACCCAAGACCGACAAAAAAGAGATATCGCAGGTCGCGGCCATAGCGGCAAACAATGATTCCGAGATAGGAAATCTTATAGCCGACGCCATGGAAAAAGTCGGTAAAGACGGCGTTATTACCGTTGAAGAGGCAAAATCTATGGCGACGACCCTTGAAGTAGTTGAGGGCATGCAGTTTGACCAGGGCTATCTCTCGCCTTATTTTGCGACAGATGCCGAAAGAATGGTGGTAGTGCTGGAAGACCCGTATATCCTCATTTGCGAAAAGAAGATATCAAGCATGAAGGATCTTCTGCCGCTTTTAGAACAGATCGCCAGAGCCGGCAAACCTATCCTTATAATATCGGAAGAGGTTGACGGCGAAGCGCTTGCTACTTTGGTAGTCAATAAGTTAAGAGGGACATTATCTTGCTGTGCCGTTAAGGCACCGGGGTACGGCGACAGGCGCAAGAGCATGATGGAAGATATAGCCATCCTTACAAGCGGTGAGTTTATCTCTGAAGATTTAGGCGTTAAGCTTGAAAAGGTTACGCTCGAGCAGCTCGGCCGCGCGAAGAGAGTGAGTATTGATAAAGAAAACACCACGATTGTCGAAGGCAAAGGAACCCAGCAGGCCATAAAGGCGCGCATAGCTCAGATAAAGAAACAGATAGAAGATTCCGATTCTGACTATGATAAAGAGAAGCTTCAGGAACGCCTCGCAAAACTTTCCGGAGGTGTTGCGGTAATAAATGTGGGCGCCGCGACTGAAACAGAGATGAAAGAGAAAAAGGCAAGAGTTGAAGATGCCCTCCACGCCACAAGGGCGGCAGTTGAAGAAGGTATTGTCCCCGGCGGCGGAGTAGCGCTTTTGAGATGCGTTGAATCTCTTTCAAAGCTGAAGCTCGAAAGCGAGGAAGCAGTAGGTGTGGCTATAGTAAAGAGAGCCCTTGAAGAGCCCTTGAGGCAGATAGCGCAGAATGCCGGCCAGGAAGGCTCAGTAGTGCTCCAGAAGGTAAGAGAAAATAAAGAGATAGCTTATGGTTACGATGCGGACCAGGATCGGTACATAGACATGGTCCAGGCCGGTATAATAGACCCGACCAAAGTTACCAGGACGGCTTTGCAAAACGCAGCCAGCATAGCGGCGCTGCTTCTGACGACTGAGGCGTTAGTTGTCGAGATTCCGGAAGAGAAGTCGGCAATGCCTTCGATGCCACCCGGTGGTATGGGCGGCGGAGGGATGTATTAA
- the groES gene encoding co-chaperone GroES, producing the protein MKIQPLGDRIVIEVLEAKEKTKGGIVLPDSAKEKPQEGKVVAVGKGKVSDDGKIIPLEVKVGDKILYGKYTGTEVTLDEKEYLIIKEEDVLAVVK; encoded by the coding sequence ATGAAGATACAGCCTTTGGGAGACCGCATAGTCATTGAAGTTTTAGAAGCAAAAGAGAAGACAAAGGGCGGAATAGTTTTGCCCGATAGCGCTAAGGAAAAACCGCAGGAAGGTAAAGTGGTGGCCGTGGGAAAAGGCAAGGTTTCCGATGACGGGAAAATAATTCCCTTAGAAGTGAAAGTCGGCGACAAGATCCTTTACGGTAAGTATACCGGCACAGAAGTGACGTTGGACGAAAAGGAATACCTTATAATAAAAGAAGAAGACGTTTTGGCGGTTGTAAAATAA
- a CDS encoding biotin--[acetyl-CoA-carboxylase] ligase: MNIDDKILHIFKKYGAAYVSGEDISRDIGVSRTSIWKHIESLRSLGYDIEASPHLGYRLTGRPDRLIPEELKNNLKTKFLGKNILSYASLDSTNDTAYKLAENGAKEGTVIVAERQKKGKGRQGRHWVSPKGGIYFSCIIRPDIEPKEVAKITLASALAVCTSIREIARIPALIKWPNDIIIGGKKVCGILTEMKAEQDKVDFLVVGIGINADNPISLLPKGSTTLSEESDADVSKVELAKKVLEKLEHYILLFKKEGFKPIRDEWRDLSETLGRHVRVHSHEGKIEGQAIDVDNDGALVVRLDSGFHKRILSGDVVIAH, translated from the coding sequence GGCGCCGCGTACGTATCCGGCGAGGATATAAGCAGGGATATAGGCGTTTCAAGAACGAGTATATGGAAGCATATAGAAAGTCTAAGGTCACTCGGTTATGATATTGAGGCCTCTCCGCACCTGGGATACAGATTAACAGGCCGGCCCGACCGGCTCATACCGGAAGAGCTGAAAAATAATCTGAAGACCAAGTTTTTGGGCAAGAACATATTGAGTTACGCTTCGCTGGATTCAACGAATGATACTGCATACAAATTGGCCGAAAATGGCGCAAAAGAAGGCACGGTAATCGTTGCCGAAAGACAAAAGAAAGGCAAGGGCAGGCAGGGCAGGCACTGGGTATCCCCTAAAGGCGGAATATATTTTTCCTGTATCATAAGGCCTGATATAGAGCCGAAAGAGGTTGCGAAGATAACGCTGGCTTCAGCGCTTGCCGTATGTACTTCAATAAGAGAAATAGCCCGCATACCCGCTTTGATCAAATGGCCTAATGACATCATAATAGGAGGCAAGAAGGTATGCGGCATATTGACGGAGATGAAAGCGGAGCAAGATAAGGTGGACTTTCTCGTAGTAGGCATAGGTATAAACGCAGATAATCCTATATCTCTTTTGCCTAAAGGCTCTACAACGCTTTCCGAGGAATCTGATGCGGATGTGTCAAAAGTAGAGTTAGCTAAAAAAGTCCTTGAGAAACTAGAGCACTATATTTTGCTTTTTAAAAAGGAAGGATTCAAACCGATAAGGGATGAATGGCGTGATCTTTCAGAGACGCTCGGCCGGCATGTCAGGGTGCATAGCCACGAAGGTAAAATAGAGGGGCAGGCCATAGATGTGGATAATGACGGCGCTCTCGTAGTGCGCTTAGACAGCGGTTTCCATAAGCGGATCCTGTCGGGTGATGTGGTTATCGCGCATTAA